The Seleniivibrio woodruffii genome window below encodes:
- a CDS encoding 4Fe-4S dicluster domain-containing protein, which produces MKKKYAMAYIVDRCVDCKACMVACKAEWEVPEDKFRTHIDTGVSPDYTDTMRMHFLPHQCNHCDDAPCVTVCPTKASYKREDGIVSVNQKICVGCKYCIVSCPYDARFFNHELGVAEKCTFCLPRIAEGLAPACVTTCPGNVRVFGDINDPNSEISALLRDAATNHYKVWKLRQDLGTRPNIYYIQK; this is translated from the coding sequence ATGAAAAAGAAATACGCAATGGCATATATTGTGGACCGGTGCGTCGACTGCAAGGCCTGCATGGTGGCTTGCAAGGCCGAATGGGAAGTGCCGGAGGATAAGTTCCGAACACACATCGACACGGGTGTCAGCCCCGACTATACGGACACCATGAGGATGCACTTTCTGCCTCACCAGTGCAACCACTGCGACGATGCCCCCTGTGTCACAGTATGCCCAACAAAGGCAAGCTACAAAAGGGAGGACGGGATCGTTTCCGTCAACCAGAAGATATGTGTCGGCTGTAAATACTGCATCGTCTCCTGCCCCTACGACGCCAGATTCTTTAACCATGAACTGGGTGTGGCGGAGAAATGCACTTTCTGCCTGCCAAGAATAGCAGAAGGACTCGCCCCCGCATGTGTAACAACCTGCCCGGGCAATGTCAGGGTGTTCGGCGACATAAACGACCCGAACAGTGAAATATCCGCTCTGCTGAGGGATGCCGCAACAAACCACTATAAGGTCTGGAAACTGCGGCAGGATCTGGGCACTCGCCCCAATATCTATTACATACAGAAGTAG
- a CDS encoding molybdopterin-containing oxidoreductase family protein encodes MIKNRISRRRFLQGTLATGAAAASLSSISLIAGEVSQPAPTGVTYAQNWCEMCFWKCGLTAKVVDGKVHKLEGQKDCPSNRGKLCAKGNAGIAQLYDPDRLQKPLIRTGERGSGQFKEVSWDEAIKYVAEKCNGLKEKYGSGTFSLFAHGSGEHAFVDLLHIMGSPNICIPSYSQCTGSRDIGWALTYGKPVGGKEPVDSENAKCIMLLGRNIAEALHMGELIDFINGCANGAYVIYVDPRYNKTAAKANKYMMIKPGTDTALVLAMINYIIVKEIYNKEFVEKYTYGLEELSAHVRRYTTKWASEVTEIPEKDIIEAAVKLCEAAPNCYIHPGRRLTRYGSDTQFVRAIAILNALMGNWETPGGIFKPVPLKFDTPHMVHDLEKVDAERADGAGTEFPIASVDLGLANKMMQAIAEQKHPLKGMFVYGCNPFHNQGSTDVVAKAIEASEFIVTCEIYMTDTAWYSDVILPESTYLERYDPIISTARKSGYIQFREPAVKPLHDTLGAWEIAARLSKAMGYQNHFMDVREYNTELLESLGLSEKVMQKHGSLVGAEGDPFPLASGIEPEFHTPSGKIELFSNMLNDLGYDPLPSYQAPPMPKADEFRLLFGRVSFHTHARTQNNEWLLALHHSEVELWINSGRAKALGIKNGDKVCVTKGNKKSNPCIAKVVDHIHRDAVFLPHGFGSVSKGLTRISGVGARDSDFTSDETDPISGGAGFHNGFVRIVKA; translated from the coding sequence ATGATCAAAAACAGAATCTCCCGCAGACGGTTCTTACAGGGAACCCTTGCCACTGGTGCGGCAGCGGCGTCCCTGTCATCTATCAGTCTCATAGCCGGAGAGGTCAGCCAACCTGCCCCCACAGGAGTGACATACGCCCAGAACTGGTGCGAGATGTGTTTCTGGAAATGCGGTTTAACCGCAAAGGTTGTGGATGGTAAAGTGCATAAGCTGGAGGGTCAGAAAGACTGCCCCAGCAACAGAGGAAAACTCTGCGCAAAAGGCAATGCGGGCATTGCCCAGCTTTACGATCCCGACAGGCTCCAGAAGCCTCTTATCAGAACAGGCGAAAGAGGCTCCGGTCAGTTCAAAGAGGTTTCATGGGACGAGGCGATTAAATACGTCGCCGAAAAATGCAACGGCCTTAAAGAAAAATACGGCTCCGGAACCTTCTCGCTGTTTGCCCACGGTTCCGGCGAGCATGCCTTTGTTGACCTCCTGCACATCATGGGTTCTCCCAACATCTGCATTCCGTCCTATTCACAGTGTACGGGCAGCAGGGACATCGGCTGGGCACTGACCTACGGTAAACCTGTCGGCGGAAAAGAGCCTGTGGATTCGGAGAATGCGAAGTGCATAATGCTGCTCGGCCGTAACATTGCCGAGGCTCTCCACATGGGCGAGCTTATTGATTTCATCAACGGCTGTGCAAACGGTGCCTACGTTATTTATGTTGACCCCAGATATAACAAAACGGCGGCCAAAGCGAACAAATATATGATGATCAAACCCGGAACGGACACCGCTCTGGTTCTGGCAATGATCAACTACATCATTGTTAAGGAAATATACAACAAAGAGTTTGTGGAGAAGTACACTTACGGGCTGGAGGAGCTTTCCGCCCATGTGCGCCGCTACACGACCAAATGGGCATCCGAAGTAACCGAGATCCCCGAAAAAGATATAATCGAAGCCGCTGTGAAACTCTGCGAAGCGGCTCCCAACTGCTACATCCACCCCGGACGCCGCCTCACAAGATACGGCAGCGACACCCAGTTCGTAAGAGCCATTGCAATCCTCAACGCTCTTATGGGCAACTGGGAAACGCCGGGCGGAATTTTCAAACCCGTTCCCCTCAAGTTCGATACGCCCCATATGGTCCATGACCTTGAAAAGGTGGATGCCGAGCGTGCCGACGGAGCGGGCACAGAGTTTCCCATAGCATCCGTAGACCTTGGTCTTGCGAACAAAATGATGCAGGCCATTGCCGAGCAGAAGCATCCGCTCAAAGGTATGTTCGTTTACGGGTGCAACCCTTTCCACAATCAGGGCAGCACCGACGTTGTGGCAAAGGCCATCGAGGCCAGCGAATTTATCGTTACCTGCGAGATATACATGACCGACACCGCATGGTATTCGGACGTTATTCTTCCTGAATCCACCTATCTGGAGAGATATGACCCCATCATATCCACAGCCAGAAAGTCAGGCTATATCCAGTTCCGTGAGCCTGCGGTGAAGCCTCTTCACGATACTCTGGGAGCATGGGAGATAGCCGCCAGACTGTCAAAGGCTATGGGATATCAGAACCATTTCATGGACGTCAGGGAATATAACACCGAGCTTCTGGAATCGCTGGGGCTCAGCGAAAAAGTTATGCAGAAGCACGGCTCACTGGTGGGTGCGGAGGGCGATCCCTTCCCGCTGGCATCGGGCATCGAGCCTGAGTTCCATACTCCTTCAGGCAAGATCGAGCTTTTCAGCAACATGCTGAACGATCTCGGGTATGATCCCCTGCCCTCATATCAGGCACCTCCTATGCCCAAAGCCGATGAGTTCCGTCTGCTGTTCGGCCGTGTGAGCTTCCATACACACGCCAGAACCCAGAACAACGAATGGCTGCTGGCACTGCACCACTCCGAGGTCGAGCTCTGGATAAATTCCGGACGTGCGAAGGCTCTGGGAATAAAGAACGGGGACAAGGTCTGCGTTACCAAGGGTAATAAGAAGAGCAACCCCTGCATTGCAAAGGTTGTTGACCATATCCACAGGGACGCAGTGTTTCTGCCCCACGGCTTCGGTTCTGTCAGCAAGGGTCTGACCAGAATATCCGGTGTCGGCGCAAGGGATTCCGATTTCACATCGGACGAAACAGACCCCATCAGCGGCGGAGCAGGTTTCCACAACGGCTTTGTCAGAATAGTTAAGGCATGA